The Peribacillus simplex genome contains a region encoding:
- a CDS encoding MMPL family transporter gives MRGIIKGRWLVIIVWVAITAGLLFAAPNMAELVRNKGQLDVPAEYSSGMANELMKEIQDKDESQVALVFHGDKKLSSSELKEIEIAIQKLEKNKAELGIKEVMTHFKEPSLKDQLVSENESTVLTSITMVKGDREAKDVIDALYKELDQVDVEHYYTSSWMIDEDLNANSQEGLKKTEGITVVFILAVLLIVFRSVVTPIIPLVTVGFTYLCSQSIVSFLVDIWDFPISSYTQIFLVGILFGIGTDYCILLLSRFKEELSSRESLPEAIVETYRTAGKTVFFSGLTVMIGFAAIGFSTFKLYQSAAAVAIGVFILMIALYTIVPFFMAVLGKKLFWPAKGKLEHSESKLWGILGNFSLNRPLLALMIVAIVCVPFLFMYDGKISYNSLEEAGDDVPSIMAFNIISDEFGPGQSMPTQIVIKNDERMDSEDYVALAEKISQEVVKVDEVDVVRSMTRPTGEPIKDLFVANQAETLEKGIGEGNEGIKQISDGLKTAGSELSDSGPRLKQATDGIGGLISGTNELKSGVGQVEKALTSIEAGIRDGSSGTGDIKNGLIEVKANLEKLATGSGQLLEGYEQSANGLSELTGGYKEIQTNLTGVSQSLAGLNPSFEQMEAAHPELQADQSYQTIKQTVQGAQGGLEPMAAGLSELNRNLGSVSGGLNTANQNMAEIVKGQNSLGEGLNQLISGVDTLQKGLSTMANGQGEVINNLSGFKGGLTSLSNGQQELLNGFSSLGGQLTDLTDGLNESADGLNDVHDGLSSAQGYLSGLAKTDKTVTGMYIPKEVVESEEFREALNAYLSEDGKIMTMDVVFKANPYSNEAIEQINSIEATIERVTKDTKLENAQVAIGGITSTHHDLGMMSEEDFSRTVVLMLSGIAIILFFMLRSLVMPVYLIVSLVLTYYTAAAITELVFVNILGYAGIGWAVPFFAFVILIALGIDYSIFLMDRFNEWKDKPVKEAMSLSMRKMGTVIISAAVILGGTFAAMMPAGVLSLLEIATLILVGLALYAFVILPLFIPVMVATFGNANWWPFLKNKE, from the coding sequence ATGAGGGGGATCATTAAGGGAAGATGGCTGGTCATTATCGTTTGGGTTGCAATTACAGCAGGATTATTGTTTGCGGCACCGAATATGGCGGAACTTGTCCGGAATAAGGGACAGCTGGATGTACCGGCAGAGTATTCCTCCGGGATGGCCAATGAGCTAATGAAAGAGATCCAGGATAAGGATGAGTCACAAGTGGCTCTCGTATTCCATGGTGATAAGAAGTTGTCTTCCTCGGAATTGAAGGAGATTGAGATAGCGATCCAAAAGCTTGAAAAGAATAAAGCAGAGCTTGGCATCAAAGAGGTCATGACCCATTTTAAAGAGCCCTCGCTAAAAGATCAGTTGGTCTCGGAGAATGAATCAACAGTTTTGACTTCCATCACGATGGTCAAGGGGGACCGAGAAGCTAAGGACGTGATCGATGCCCTTTATAAAGAGTTGGATCAAGTGGATGTCGAGCATTATTACACAAGCAGCTGGATGATCGATGAAGATCTTAATGCCAACTCCCAAGAGGGGCTGAAGAAAACTGAAGGCATCACGGTCGTCTTCATTCTGGCTGTATTGCTGATAGTCTTCCGTTCAGTGGTGACACCGATCATTCCGTTAGTAACAGTCGGTTTCACTTATTTATGTTCACAATCCATCGTCTCATTCCTGGTGGATATATGGGACTTTCCGATTTCGTCTTACACCCAAATATTCCTGGTAGGTATTTTATTTGGAATCGGGACTGATTATTGCATCCTGCTTCTTAGTCGTTTCAAGGAGGAGCTATCGTCACGGGAGTCCTTGCCTGAAGCGATCGTGGAGACATATCGTACCGCCGGTAAGACTGTCTTCTTCAGTGGGCTGACCGTAATGATTGGCTTTGCGGCAATCGGTTTTTCTACTTTTAAGCTCTATCAATCTGCGGCGGCCGTTGCCATAGGGGTTTTCATTTTAATGATTGCCCTTTATACGATCGTTCCATTTTTCATGGCGGTTCTTGGCAAGAAGCTATTTTGGCCGGCAAAAGGGAAGCTTGAGCATAGTGAAAGTAAACTATGGGGAATTCTCGGTAACTTCTCCTTGAACCGCCCATTGTTGGCGCTTATGATCGTTGCAATCGTCTGTGTTCCCTTTTTGTTTATGTATGATGGGAAGATTTCCTATAACTCCCTAGAAGAAGCGGGCGATGATGTTCCTTCCATCATGGCATTTAATATCATTTCCGATGAATTCGGGCCAGGACAATCCATGCCAACACAGATTGTCATAAAAAATGACGAACGCATGGATTCGGAGGATTACGTCGCACTTGCTGAAAAAATCAGCCAGGAAGTCGTCAAGGTGGATGAAGTCGATGTAGTTCGTTCCATGACCCGTCCGACAGGTGAACCCATTAAGGACTTATTTGTCGCGAACCAGGCCGAAACTTTAGAAAAGGGAATCGGGGAAGGAAATGAAGGCATTAAACAAATCAGTGATGGATTAAAAACGGCAGGCAGTGAGCTTTCCGATTCAGGACCGCGCTTGAAGCAAGCGACGGACGGAATAGGGGGTCTCATATCCGGGACCAATGAATTAAAGAGCGGCGTAGGTCAGGTGGAGAAGGCGTTAACAAGCATTGAAGCAGGCATTCGCGATGGATCCTCAGGGACTGGGGACATTAAAAACGGACTGATTGAGGTCAAGGCAAACTTGGAGAAGCTCGCCACCGGAAGCGGACAGCTCCTCGAAGGCTATGAACAATCAGCTAATGGGTTAAGTGAACTCACAGGGGGATACAAAGAGATTCAAACTAACCTTACGGGCGTATCACAAAGCCTTGCTGGGTTAAATCCTTCTTTTGAGCAAATGGAAGCCGCACATCCAGAATTACAGGCTGATCAGTCCTATCAAACGATCAAGCAAACGGTGCAAGGGGCACAGGGTGGCTTGGAGCCAATGGCAGCGGGCCTTTCCGAGCTCAATAGGAATCTTGGTTCAGTGTCCGGGGGTTTGAATACGGCGAATCAAAATATGGCAGAGATCGTAAAGGGTCAAAATTCTCTAGGAGAGGGCCTGAACCAATTGATTTCAGGTGTTGACACATTACAAAAAGGTCTAAGCACCATGGCCAATGGTCAGGGGGAAGTCATAAATAACCTGTCAGGATTTAAAGGTGGCCTTACCAGCTTAAGTAATGGGCAGCAAGAGCTCCTAAATGGTTTTTCAAGCCTTGGCGGGCAACTTACCGATTTGACAGATGGCTTAAATGAAAGTGCGGATGGTCTGAATGATGTCCATGATGGACTATCGTCCGCACAGGGTTATTTATCAGGGCTGGCAAAAACGGATAAAACGGTAACAGGCATGTACATTCCCAAAGAAGTAGTGGAAAGCGAAGAGTTCAGGGAAGCATTGAACGCGTATTTATCTGAAGATGGTAAAATCATGACCATGGATGTGGTATTCAAGGCGAATCCATATTCCAATGAAGCAATCGAGCAAATCAATTCGATTGAGGCAACCATTGAAAGAGTAACGAAAGATACAAAGCTTGAAAATGCGCAGGTGGCGATAGGGGGAATCACAAGTACACATCATGACTTGGGCATGATGTCTGAGGAGGATTTCTCGCGGACGGTCGTTTTGATGCTGTCGGGTATCGCAATCATTCTCTTTTTCATGCTGCGATCACTGGTCATGCCGGTCTATTTGATTGTGTCGCTCGTTTTGACTTATTATACAGCGGCAGCCATTACAGAGTTGGTTTTTGTTAATATTCTCGGTTATGCCGGCATCGGCTGGGCAGTTCCTTTCTTTGCTTTCGTCATCTTGATTGCTCTTGGCATTGACTATAGCATTTTCTTGATGGATCGCTTTAACGAGTGGAAAGATAAACCGGTCAAGGAAGCGATGTCACTGTCCATGAGAAAAATGGGAACGGTGATCATCTCAGCGGCTGTCATTCTGGGCGGAACCTTTGCTGCCATGATGCCAGCAGGTGTTTTATCGCTCTTGGAGATAGCCACTCTAATTTTGGTGGGGCTTGCTTTATATGCGTTTGTCATATTGCCATTGTTTATTCCTGTTATGGTTGCGACGTTTGGAAATGCAAATTGGTGGCCGTTTTTGAAAAATAAGGAGTAA
- a CDS encoding MarR family winged helix-turn-helix transcriptional regulator: MTNDKVSGLIDRYMRVSFYVNKMGELLIKDQICDVLTNEQYYTLRFIQQQRLCTSTEISDAFYINKSAVTSNINRLEGKGLIEREQDLVDRRVFHLKLSKEGEALLQETENKIHKLVESIMTKFDYEEIVKFLDTYEKLSQIFIQMKNEEWEEV; encoded by the coding sequence ATGACTAATGACAAAGTTTCTGGATTGATTGATCGATATATGAGGGTTTCCTTCTATGTCAATAAGATGGGTGAGCTTTTAATAAAAGACCAGATTTGTGATGTGCTGACGAATGAACAATACTATACTTTACGGTTCATTCAACAACAGCGGTTGTGTACATCGACGGAAATCAGTGATGCCTTTTATATTAATAAGAGTGCCGTCACGTCCAACATCAACAGGCTGGAAGGCAAAGGATTGATAGAACGGGAACAGGACCTGGTTGACCGAAGGGTCTTTCACTTGAAGCTTTCCAAAGAGGGGGAAGCATTGTTACAGGAAACGGAAAATAAGATTCATAAATTGGTAGAGAGCATCATGACGAAATTCGATTATGAAGAGATCGTTAAATTCCTTGATACATATGAGAAGCTTTCACAAATTTTCATTCAAATGAAAAATGAGGAATGGGAGGAAGTATAA